The Lycium ferocissimum isolate CSIRO_LF1 chromosome 8, AGI_CSIRO_Lferr_CH_V1, whole genome shotgun sequence DNA segment TTGTTTATAAGTCTAAAGTTTACTTTTCATGTAGAATCGATATAATGGAGAGGATATAGAGTGAGGTGATCAAAAGCATGGAGACGATGAGGATCGGGAGAATAGAGAGCATCGAGAGAAATGGAGTATTGGGTGtcaattgttatttttttcgaCTTGTtattttggattgtttgaagtctAGTGGGATGCTTTTGATATATGTTTGCATAACCCGAAGTTGGTTGGATATATGTACGATGTTTGTTGGCTTAATTTTAATGCTTGAATCATTTTCGGGGTATTTTGTATTGTTTTTGATGGCTATTattggcttctttttttttttctattgaaATCTTTTATATAGCGGGTGGTGCGGTAAAAAATAATGCTTTGCCAAAATAATACTAAATCTTGGGGACTTTCGATAAGTCCCTCGGTAACAAGTGTAATTGCAAATCTCGGATTTTGGTTAGAGGGACATCCCTagattaattttcaaatatcaaaGTACTTTGAATTTACCTTACCGATGGAAATTcctcaaaaaatgaaaaatataattgttaaatatttatattgatTGAGGGTTGTCCCTCGgtgtatttaaattttttaatttagttaACATTAATATATTGATGGATGTCGGAGTtggtaaatatatatcaatattatatattttaagtatcGAGGCGTCCCTTGGTATATTTATTTTGCATGAATATGAGGGAAGGGATGCACAGAGGGATGTGTGAGGGTCCTCATCGGTATTTGCGAGAATTGTCCCTCGGTATTGTTACCAAGGTCAAATTACCTACAAACCTAGTACCGATGGCGTCCCTCGGTAAATCCTGGTTACCGATGGACGTCCCTCGGTAAATTTCATAGGTAAATCAGGAATTTTTAGTAGTGAAAGGAAGCAATTTTTTTTGACAACCTAATAaattttataacaaaaaaaggACTGTAGAAGGTGTATTTTGAAACAACCCGACAAACTGATTGTAATAGAGCCAATTTGTCTATTATCTAAATCATGCCTTGGCAGTTCAATATGAGAAAGAAGTTAAAAGTGCATTCTTTCCTTCTCCATCTTCTCGAAAGCACTCTTTGAGCATATTGACAGAATGATTTGGGGTCACATCTCTCTCATTCTCATTTCTAGTGATTCCACAATCATCAAGAAAACACTTCTAATAATGCAATGATGGAATAAGCAAAATTGTACACCAAAAGAAGTTATCTTGTGGTACAAATACACCAAAAGAAGTTATCTTGTGGTACAAATGATTCACGGTCAGAGAGGTCCTGTTTAGGATCTGCTAAAATCAATAACTATGACTAATTAATGATCATGCAGAAGAAGatagatattaaaaaaaaaaaaaaaaaatgacgcaTCTGGCAATAGTGTTGGTTTTTCAACAGATGGTGCACTacttaaaaaattgaattaactatgctttttttcttcaaaatctgtAACTTCCCAACTGCACTGTTTCTTCTATTTTTATCAGATGGTGCATTTCCTTTATTGCTTGGTTTCcagaaaatttttaaaaactattgATAATAATCAGGAGGTTTATGTCTTCCTCCTCTTTCGAGAACCAGTTTGGATGAATTACATAAAGAACCCAACAAAAAAGGAGATCGCAGAATATTAACCTTAAAATATTTCGAGCCGCAACACATATAAGTGCTTCGAAATTCTGTCACATCTAGAGCCTAGAATTCTTTGGGTTGGCTTTTCAAAGTACCATAAAAGATTTCACATGTGTCAGTAATCATATATCAATAATAATTCAGAATTATTCAGTCAACAATAACATAGTGCATGAATATCTATCCTCGTAAGGTATTTTGACTTAGAAAACTATATCATAACATAACATTCAATGTCTAATTAAACAATGAAAAAGCTAGCTTTGACTAATCAAGAAAGGCTGGCACTCCAACACTCATCAAGGAAAAAACATCGAACAATGTATTAAGGAATGTGAGGTAATAGGTCTTTAGATCTTCACCTCTGGCATAAAACTTTTCTTTTGAGAGCATTATTTCTAAAAAAGGGNNNNNNNNNNNNNNNNNNNNNNNNNNNNNNNNNNNNNNNNNNNNNNNNNNNNNNNNNNNNNNNNNNNNNNNNNNNNNNNNNNNNNNNNNNNNNNNNNNNNATATTTTGAATATCATGCAATAAATAGCAAATACAAAGGCAAATTTGGAAGAACTCTTCTTTTGATTAGCAAGATGCTAAACTAAATAGTTGAGATGCAACTAAGGACTACAAAAATCATTGGattgtcccttatatatatatatatatatatatgcaaattaAAAGAAAGTGATTAATGAGACGAAAcgattaatatatattttgtgaaaCAAGTTCATTTTATTAAAACGATTAATATTTGAGATCAAAGGGGCGTAACATTATTCATAAGCTAAATACAAGAGGAATAATCTAGGAAGAAGAATACTCACTACTAGAAAACAAGAAATTAGCGACGGAAACAATTCCGTAGCTAAACAACAAAAATCTCATGCTAATTAAATTTAGCTAAAGATTAGTGAcggattataagaaaattcaattagTTAGGAGCTACTTAAAGACGAGTTAGATGGAGGTTACCGACAAATTTCATAgctaatttcatgttttctagCAGTTTACTCAGTGGCGGATCTAGCATGCTAGGTCGGGGTTCCATTGAACCCCCAACTTTCGACGCGGAGAAAAAAATtttgtgtaaaaatttattaaaacgcaataaatagtagacatgaacccataacttttaaaatatgacGGGTTTACACCTTTAATCTTAAGGTTgacccataaaattttaaatcacTGGGATGAAACAGTACTAGCTTTGCTTTTAAACCAAGTTGCACCCACTTTGCATTGGAAACTTAGAACTTGGAAATATAAAAGCAAATTTACTCAGTTTTATAATGGACATAGTTTGCAATTTTCAAGGATTAGTTAAACATCTCTCATGGCCAGATACTACATTCATGCGCCTGATGTACGGAAAACTTGTCTTTCGAGgaaaactaaaattaaaaaatggctTGTAAGGTGTGACACCAAATCTCAATATATTGGGGCTTGAGAAAATTAATTTGACTGCCTTAAATAAATTGTACACATTGTATAATAAACAAAAAATGTCCCCTTGGAACAAGCTCAAAACTCAAAACTCAAAACTCAAAACAGAAAGGTGGTAGGGTTTTTCTTGTTAGTACCAAAAGTTAGGGTTTAATGTCGGCCATAAACAAAGGTACAACACGACATAATCCTCATATTCTTACAACAAACTCCTAATATACAACAAAACACACTTCATTTTCCTAAGTCAAAATTGTATtcccaaaaactattttttatacTGAATAATGGGAATCACTATACGGTACTATATTGAGGATTGATACAGTCGATCTCaactaatttgagattaaagCATAATTGTTACTGTTGAGAATCACcaataaaagtaactaaaaGCCGATTCCAACTAGTTTGAGATCGTCATTTCATGGGCGAATAGACTTGTTATGTATGGGACGTCGTCTTCTAACCCAATGATAGTCCATTGTAAAGAACTCAGATGTATCTTTCCCTTCAATCCATTCTTGCCTTGTTCCTTTTCTTGCATGCACCCATTTTGCACCTTCTGGCTCATGTTCTTTACCTGGACATGTCATAATATATTAGTAACAACTCTCTTCCGTGCTAAATATTAGTAACTTTGATAAGCTGATGAATTTGTTTAAGAATATTTCATGCATGTTTTAGAAAATTAGAAGGCCGTTTGTTATGTATTATATCACCTAAAGGCACCCTTATTATTTCATCATATTTGTTAGTGTTGATTAAGTGAGACGATGTCTAATTAAAGATAAGTATagacaaatatttttataattaaaactATTATTAGTGTCTTTTTAAGGGTTGTGCAAAAACTTTATAAGATATAGTAGGAATTGAGAGTAATTACATACTTTTAGGTGGTAAGTTGGTCAAAAAGTAGACAAATCGAACTAGTTAAACTGCTAAGTCAAAATGTAGACAAATCGAAACATAAGTTGCGTACTTTAAGATACTacaccatataatattatactaaAGACATCAcatgaaattatggaatatCAGCATATCAATGGAAAGCTTAGTTAGTTAGTCAAAGTAGATTGATTCttcaaaaaacttaaacttTTCGGCCATAAAGTCCTGCAGTACTTTTCAGTTTTCATGGAAGGAACTTAAGTACTGCATTATTTATCTTAGATATGAACATATATGTCATGCATGAAACCAATAAATGTTGCTATTGCTcaagattaattaaattgataataataataataataataatcaataaataaattatatacatgtaCCTGTTAATGAAGCTTGTTTTGCAGTGTTGAATGGGACCAAATTCATTTTATCTCCATTGCTTTTCACCTGCTTCACACAAAAAAATATGTCATTTACATGAGAAAACACAACTATATACTGAAATatattaaaagaaagaaaagggcttCCTAGTTTATATTcaggaagagaaaaaaaaataagaaatatataCAAAACAAAAGTCATTACATTTGGCTGTTCGTTGAACTTCAGCTTCCTAGGACTTGAAGGTATAGTCACCTTCACTTCATGATCTGCCAAAATTACAATACAATGAAGTTAGCATGAAATATAAAGCaagaaactaaaaaagaaagggaaaaaaaagactaagatagaaagaaaaatgatgaattacCTAACAGTGGAGCAGCAGATGAAAATGGATATAACATGAACAATGAGAAACAAATGAGTAGAGCAGAGATGAATCTGATGATTTGCATAGTTATGGTTAATTTGATGAAACTTAAAATGAAAGTGTTATTCATTTGGAAATGAAACTTGCAATTTATAAGAGTCAAAGAACAAGGAAAGCAAGGTAAAAGCCCACAGAATCCAatgaaaagaagagagaaaaagacaTACACAAAGCACAAACTATTCAGAGTTCCAAAAATATTAAAGTAGGTGTAAAAATCCatatttttttgagttttgcCTTTTTAGGAACCTTCACAccatttggtttgattttgtgTTACCTAACATCCTACCCTTTGTAGGACCACAATAAAAAGAGGTTATATGCTGACAAAATTGATACATTTCTTCACGTATGTTTGTCTAGCAAACCCAAAgtgataatttaatttaagttaTTTTGGAAAAACTAAAAGTTCACTTGCAATAGTAGTGAATGATGTGGTGAAATGATACAAGTTCCTTAATTTTTAATCTAAGATTTCGAGTTCAATCTCTAAAAATGACTCTCTCGTCGATAGGGAGCTCTAAAACCACCATGATGCATTAGAAAGGCTTAATTAAACAGCAGTCATTAGGCCAtcaaaattgaatttatgatatgacAATGTGAATTTTGGCATGCCTCTTGGTTGCTAAACTGTCCTAAATAATAAGTGGACATTCGAGGACAATTTTCTATAAAAATAGCATCCGCTGGCCATTTGTGAGGCCTTGTCTTTTAAAAATAGCAATTGTCATGCAATTTCAAATTCCACAAATAAGACTTCCATGATAGTGTTCTGGAGTTTTAAGTTTCAGTTTCACATGTGAATTTTGAAACTCCATGAAGTTGCTATTCGTTAATTACAATCTTGAAAAGTGGTATTCATGAATTTTGCCCAAATTTAATGCTCAATGAacctttagaaagaaaagaaaaaaaggcaaaaatatTGCAAACATTTGACTCAAGTCCTTGACCAAAAGAGTCAAAAGACAAACGTTTAGGGAGGGCTTGGGCCTTGCTCAATCGGCCATTTCCAAGAAAATAGGTGGGCTTTGTTTCTTCAAACAAATTATGGCCCACATTTGAAAAGAATTACGTGTCTAAGATTGCAAAGAACAAGAAGAATCTCTCACAATTAGTAACAAGGGGCATTAAACATGAGTATATAGGACAGATTTTATAAGGAGAACAAAAATGTAACAAAAGGGTTTACATCATCAGCCTCCATGTCTTTAATAAAACAAACTCAAAGCCCTTTAAATCCTACCAAGAATAGCATTGCCACCCCTAAGTGAATATCAACATGTATACTTACCATACTCCAAAGGTTCAAGATTTAAGGTCTGGTTATGTATATTCTTTAACTAAAAACCttataaattgaaaaagaataagaatTTAGAATCTACAACACAGAAGGCCCTGCCTCCAACCCTTTTGTTTCCGTAAACGCCTCCGTTCTGCCTTTGCCATTCTTACTGGACtgctattccattcattttgTAAGCtgcaaaagaaggaaaatgttaATCACAAGCTACTAAAATCAGTATTAacttgaaaaggaaaaggatagCATGAGAAGTAGCAACGTATTACACTGGGAAGGCAAATGATCTGGCACTGGTAGTGCTGCAATCGGATCGGAGAGAGACGCTCCCAGAATATGCTATAGGCCCTGAGTAAGTAATAGAACCTGATGCAGGAATTGCAGCAAAACTTGCCTCTCCATCAGCAAAACTTTCTTCTCCATCAACAAAATGACCTTGGCTGCCTGGTGGGAAATTACCAGCGAGTTTATCTTCAAGATTAGTCACAGTTTGGGATTCAAGGGACTTTTCGGGCACATTGCCAGCTGTACTGTCCACGCTTTTAGCAGAATGAACTTGACTAGCAGCTGAAACATCATCCAAATTCCCATCCTTGTGAACGGAGATGACCTTTGACTTGAGAGAATCTTCAGGCAACTTTTCAACACCATCCTCCATGCTTTTTGTTGATTCTGGCTTGGGAAGGTTGACGTCAAAAATACTAGCTCCAGCTCCCTCTTTGCTATTGTTAAATAAGTGGGAAGCTGAACCCTTGTTGTTTGTCTCATCAGCTGCAGAAACTGCAGTTTGGCTTTTCAAAGTTGCTTGCTCAAAAGACATCTGCGGTACAAGAAAGAAAATCCCTAGATATTATCAACCAGAAGAACGTGTCCGAAGAACATACACCTAATTTGTAGGCGAATTTGCAAGCATAATGGGAACAGACCTGATCAAGTTGCGGTGCAGATTGATCGCCATCAGAGTTAGCTCTTTGAGAATTCTTTATATTGGACTCTTC contains these protein-coding regions:
- the LOC132067809 gene encoding uncharacterized protein LOC132067809 encodes the protein MDFYTYFNIFGTLNSLCFVYVFFSLLFIGFCGLLPCFPCSLTLINCKFHFQMNNTFILSFIKLTITMQIIRFISALLICFSLFMLYPFSSAAPLLDHEVKVTIPSSPRKLKFNEQPNVKSNGDKMNLVPFNTAKQASLTGKEHEPEGAKWVHARKGTRQEWIEGKDTSEFFTMDYHWVRRRRPIHNKSIRP